The following are encoded in a window of Fusarium oxysporum f. sp. lycopersici 4287 chromosome 5, whole genome shotgun sequence genomic DNA:
- a CDS encoding NTE family protein, whose protein sequence is MADLILPARAVPSLYNKSTKSPVKSNTKAKRPPVSSVPVVGTLQKAIKSANDTWQWCKDGLTEDQRSKIKQLEERKRMLCLSMQNAESHAQWESAAKELDSLEGNDEWKRDSSSGDYNPELIGQRLHDLDEARTKCDVHTMVHLIRTALSRDLGGMDNVDLYRHSYTGTKHLIERYVESTIRTIDAVVTQSRLDQSIENRDLLEGILFARQSYGRSALLLSGGGTFGMSHIGVLKALFEAQLLPRIISGASAGSIVCAAMCTRTDEEIPKLIEEFPYGDLAVFEDPSGQDGVWSNLRRLLTEGSWSDIKHLTRVMRGLMGDMTFQEAYNRTRRILNICVSTASMYELPRLLNYVTAPNVMIWSAVAASCSVPLVFNAAPLLVKDPITGEHQPWNPTPQRWIDGSVDNDLPMTRLAEMFNVNHFIVSQVNPHVVPFLAKDDHLSPFRKPERGQQTNGEDYDWIHTMTSLARDEALHRLHFLAELGIMPNLTTKFQSVLSQKYSGDINILPEMSINDLPRLLSNPSPEFMMRACLMGERATWPKLSRVRDRCAIELALDRAVHRLRARVVFSQSQRDLRHLNVTAGNIPLKLPARVKQGQAVIEPPAEIKNQKRHRRKSGSSLHVAPRQWLLLDTSTITDDETEQEERIEMESRRRAGSPVAQRKPRLNRASRSQIHIHTRATLSAVVDAEEVNPTFNFSKPITPPLKSPKGSESQAVSDTSKPATPEPDNVTSATEAEPSEVFHSSDGREDTDVSDPETIEVHQLSSTLNKAVSVDEPNGPAARAGWILWD, encoded by the exons ATGGCCGACCTTATTCTTCCTGCCCGCGCGGTCCCCAGTCTGTACAATAAATCTACAAAATCCCCAGTTAAATCAAATACGAAAGCGAAGCGACCGCCGGTATCTTCAGTTCCTGTTGTCGGAACGCTACAAAAAGCGATCAAATCGGCAAACGATACATGGCAGTGGTGCAAAGATGGCTTGACAGAAGACCAGCGCTCGAAGATCAAGCagttggaggagagaaagcGCATGCTATGCCTGTCCATGCAAAAT GCTGAGTCCCACGCACAATGGGAGAGTGCTGCGAAAGAACTAGATAGCCTCGAAGGCAACGATGAATGGAAGCGCGACTCCTCGTCAGGCGACTATAACCCCGAATTAATCGGACAAAGACTCCACGATCTCGACGAAGCGCGGACGAAATGCGACGTACACACAATGGTGCACTTGATCCGTACCGCTTTGTCTCGTGACCTTGGCGGCATGGACAACGTCGACCTCTACCGACATTCTTACACTGGAACGAAACATCTTATCGAGCGATATGTCGAATCTACAATAAGAACTATCGATGCAGTTGTTACACAAAGTCGTCTGGATCAGAGTATTGAGAACAGAGACCTACTTGAAGGAATACTATTTGCTCGACAGAGTTATGGCCGAAGCGCGTTACTTTTGTCTGGTGGCGGCACCTTTGGCATGTCGCATATTGGTGTTCTCAAAGCCCTTTTCGAAGCGCAACTATTACCGCGAATCATCTCAGGTGCAAGTGCTGGAAGTATCGTGTGTGCCGCGATGTGTACCAGGACGGATGAGGAGATCCCGAAGCTTATTGAAGAGTTTCCGTATGGGGATCTTGCGGTTTTCGAGGATCCCAGCGGTCAAGATGGTGTCTGGAGTAACTTGCGACGGTTGTTGACGGAGGGAAGTTGGTCTGACATCAAGCATCTTACCCGGGTAATGAGAGGATTGATGGGCGACATGACGTTTCAAGAGGCTTACAACCGGACGCGGCGCATTCTCAATATATGTGTTTCCACGGCTTCGATGTACGAATTGCCGCGTCTTCTCAACTACGTCACTGCGCCGAATGTCATGATTTGGTCGGCGGTTGCTGCATCATGTTCTGTCCCTCTCGTCTTCAACGCCGCGCCGTTGCTCGTCAAGGATCCGATTACTGGGGAGCATCAACCTTGGAACCCTACACCACAAAGATGGATCGATGGGTCTGTGGATAACGATTTGCCGATGACACGCCTTGCGGAAATGTTCAACGTCAACCATTTTATTGTTTCTCAAGTCAATCCGCATGTCGTGCCATTCCTCGCAAAAGATGACCACTTGTCACCATTTCGAAAGCCAGAACGAGGTCAGCAAACAAACGGCGAAGACTACGATTGGATTCACACCATGACATCTCTTGCGCGCGACGAGGCCTTGCATCGACTTCATTTTCTGGCCGAACTCGGTATCATGCCCAACCTTACGACCAAGTTCCAGAGTGTTCTTAGCCAGAAATATTCCGGCGACATCAACATTCTTCCCGAGATGAGTATAAACGACTTGCCCCGGTTGTTAAGCAACCCAAGTCCAGAATTCATGATGCGAGCATGTCTCATGGGCGAACGAGCAACATGGCCCAAATTGAGCCGAGTGCGTGACCGGTGCGCAATTGAACTGGCATTAGATCGGGCTGTACACAGACTTCGAGCTCGAGTTGTCTTTTCGCAAAGTCAACGCGATCTCAGGCATTTGAACGTCACTGCTGGAAACATTCCGCTTAAGCTGCCAGCTAGAGTAAAGCAGGGCCAAGCAGTTATTGAGCCACCTGCGGAGATTAAGAACCAGAAGCGACATCGCCGCAAGTCTGGAAGCAGTCTACACGTCGCACCCCGACAGTGGCTATTACTTGACACGAGCACTATCACCGATGACGAGACGGAACAAGAGGAGCGCATTGAGATGGAGTCTCGTCGACGCGCTGGGTCTCCCGTCGCACAGCGCAAACCCCGCCTCAACCGTGCATCCCGCTCACAGATCCATATTCACACCCGAGCTACCCTCTCAGCTGTCGTCGATGCAGAAGAAGTGAACCCAACATTTAACTTTTCCAAGCCAATTACTCCACCATTAAAGAGTCCAAAGGGCAGCGAGTCACAGGCTGTATCCGACACATCCAAGCCAGCGACACCAGAGCCAGACAATGTCACCTCCGCAACAGAGGCAGAACCAAGTGAGGTGTTCCACTCGAGCGACGGCCGAGAAGACACAGATGTCAGCGATCCTGAAACGATTGAAGTCCATCAATTGTCGAGTACACTTAACAAGGCGGTTAGTGTAGATGAACCGAATGGGCCAGCTGCGAGGGCGGGTTGGATTCTTTGGGACTAG